The following proteins come from a genomic window of Paucimonas lemoignei:
- the phzF_2 gene encoding PhzF family phenazine biosynthesis protein, with translation MSRYPFKQIDVFSSQTLLGNPLAVVLEADGLSDARMAEFARWTNLSETTFVLAPQHPEADYRLRIFTTLGELPFAGHPTLGSCHAWLESGGQPKGEEIIQECGIGLVRIRRLGTRLAFTAPALLRSGPVDAALLERVRAGLGLEAQAIIDARWVDNGAGWLALKLPDRASVLALKPDYAQLMDLAIGVVAPWDATLDGDDAQFEVRAFIAGDGMPEDPVTGSLNAGIAQWLLAEGLAPDSYVVSQGTAMGRQGRVHVQRLGADIWIGGDAVTCIDGVLRV, from the coding sequence ATGAGTCGTTACCCATTCAAACAGATTGATGTCTTCAGTAGCCAGACATTGTTGGGCAACCCTCTGGCGGTGGTGCTGGAAGCAGACGGGCTCAGTGACGCGCGGATGGCGGAGTTCGCACGCTGGACCAACCTCAGCGAAACCACCTTCGTGCTGGCGCCGCAACACCCCGAAGCGGATTACCGGTTGCGCATTTTCACGACGCTGGGCGAGCTGCCGTTTGCCGGTCATCCGACGCTGGGCAGTTGCCATGCCTGGCTGGAAAGCGGCGGTCAGCCCAAGGGTGAGGAGATCATTCAGGAGTGCGGTATTGGCTTGGTGCGCATTCGCCGCCTGGGCACGCGACTGGCATTTACCGCACCTGCCTTGTTGCGTTCGGGGCCGGTAGACGCGGCATTGCTTGAGCGGGTCCGCGCAGGGCTGGGCCTGGAGGCTCAGGCGATCATTGATGCCCGCTGGGTGGACAACGGCGCCGGATGGCTGGCGCTGAAGCTGCCTGACCGGGCCAGTGTGTTGGCGTTGAAGCCTGATTATGCGCAGCTCATGGACCTGGCCATCGGCGTGGTTGCCCCATGGGACGCAACGCTGGATGGCGATGACGCGCAGTTCGAAGTGCGGGCCTTCATCGCCGGTGACGGCATGCCGGAAGACCCGGTCACCGGCAGCCTCAACGCAGGTATCGCCCAATGGTTATTGGCCGAAGGCCTGGCGCCGGACAGTTATGTGGTCAGCCAGGGCACCGCAATGGGCCGCCAGGGCCGGGTGCATGTGCAACGCCTGGGCGCAGACATCTGGATCGGTGGCGATGCGGTGACCTGCATCGACGGGGTGTTGCGGGTTTAG
- the cobB_1 gene encoding NAD-dependent deacetylase yields MLDSPSASLVDTLHSLMAHKRFVVLTGAGISTPSGIPDYRDTEGVRRGKAPMMFQEFLGTPEARRRYWARAMLGWPRVCSAQPNAAHRALAQLQARHQISALITQNVDTLHDQAGSEGVIELHGSLHRVICLDCHQPSPRSAIQLTMEAQNPYLAGVDAVQAPDGDTLLDPAFESRFQIPHCPHCDGQRLKPDVVFFGENVAPPTAAKAMLSIEQADGLLVVGSSLMAYSAFRLCKAIHEQGKPLIAINIGKTRADELLDLKIEMSCEQLLPALAERLGVGIGA; encoded by the coding sequence ATGCTCGATAGCCCTTCGGCCTCCCTGGTCGACACGCTTCACTCATTGATGGCCCACAAGCGCTTCGTGGTCCTGACCGGTGCCGGGATCAGTACGCCGTCGGGCATCCCCGACTATCGCGACACCGAAGGCGTCCGGCGCGGCAAGGCGCCGATGATGTTTCAAGAGTTCCTTGGCACCCCCGAAGCCCGCCGTCGCTACTGGGCGCGGGCCATGCTGGGCTGGCCTCGGGTCTGCAGCGCACAGCCCAACGCGGCGCACCGGGCATTGGCGCAGTTGCAAGCCAGACACCAGATCAGCGCACTGATCACCCAGAACGTCGACACACTGCACGACCAGGCCGGCAGCGAGGGTGTGATCGAGCTGCATGGCAGCCTGCATCGGGTGATTTGCCTGGACTGCCATCAGCCCTCGCCACGATCAGCCATCCAGCTGACCATGGAAGCGCAGAACCCGTACCTGGCCGGAGTCGATGCAGTGCAGGCCCCCGACGGCGATACCCTGCTGGACCCGGCATTCGAGTCGCGCTTCCAGATCCCCCATTGCCCACACTGCGACGGTCAGCGACTCAAGCCCGACGTGGTGTTTTTCGGCGAGAACGTCGCTCCACCCACCGCGGCCAAGGCCATGCTCAGCATCGAGCAAGCCGACGGTTTACTGGTGGTGGGCTCATCGCTGATGGCCTATTCCGCGTTTCGCTTGTGCAAGGCCATTCATGAACAGGGCAAGCCTCTGATCGCGATCAACATCGGCAAAACCCGCGCGGACGAGCTGCTGGACCTGAAAATTGAAATGTCCTGCGAGCAGTTGCTGCCCGCGCTGGCCGAAAGATTGGGTGTGGGCATTGGTGCCTGA